The Stenotrophomonas sp. ASS1 genome segment TGGGCGGTTTCGAGGTCTGCCGGCGGCTGCGTGCGCAGGCCGGGCCGGCGGCGCAGCTGCCGGTGATCTTCCTGACCGCGCGCAACGACGAAGTGGACCGCGTGCTCGGCCTGGAGCTGGGCGCCGACGACTACATGACCAAGCCGTTCTCGCCGCGCGAGCTGGTGGCGCGGGTGCGTGCACGCCTGCGCCGTGCGGCGCCGGTCGTCGCAGCGCCCAGCGCCGATGCGGGCTGGCAGGAGCATGGCGCGTTCGCCATCGACCGCGAGGGCCGGCGCATCCGCTTCCGCGGACAGTCGCTGGACCTGACCCGCTACGAGTACGCACTGCTGGAAGCATTGCTGCAGCGCCCGGGTGCCATCCTCAGCCGTGCCCAGCTGATGGACCGGGGCTGGGACAGCAGTGCCGACAGTGCCGACCGCACCGTCGACACCCATGTAAAGACGTTGCGCGCCAAGCTGCGCGCGGCCGGTGCCAGCGACGACCCGATCCGCACCCACCGTGGCCTCGGCTACGCGCTGGAGGTCTAGCCGATGCGCCTGGTACTGAAGCTGTTCCTCGGCTTCTTCCTGATCACCGGCATCGCCGCGTTCTTCGTGATGCGCGTGTTCGTCAACGAGGTGAAGCCCGGTGTGCGCCAGGCGATGGAATCGACCCTGGTCGATGCGGCCAACGTGCTGGCCGAGATGGCCGCCGCCGACGTCAAGGACGGCACCATCCGCAGCGGCAGCTTCACCCGCAACCTGGCCAAGGCGCGGCAGCGCGACCTGAAGGCGATGGTCTGGCGTTTCCCCAAGCGCTCGCTGGATTACCGGGTGACCATCACCGACGCCAAGGGCATCGTCATCTACGATTCGCTGGGCCGTGATCTCGGCCGCGACAACTCGCGCTGGAATGATGTCTACCGCACCCTGCGCGGTGAGTACGGCGCACGTTCCAGCCCCGAGATTGCCGGCGAAGAGGGCGATACGGTGATGCATGTGGCGGCGCCGGTGTACGACCCGGCCGACGGCCGCACGCTGATCGGCGTGCTCAGCCTGGCCCAGCCCAACCGCAGCATCGATCCGTTCATCGCCGCCAGCCAGCGCGCCATCATCGAGCGGGGTGCGTGGCTGATCGGGCTGTCGGCGCTGGTCGGCGTGCTGGTGACGATGTGGCTGACCACGGGCCTCGGTCAGCTCAGCCGCTATGCACGCGCGGTCAGCGCGGGCGAACCGGTGCCACCACCACGGCGCCGTCGCGACGAGATCGGCGATCTCGGCCAGGCGCTGGAAACGATGCGCCGCAAGCTGGAGGGCAAGGCCTACGTCGAGCAGTACGTGCAGTCGCTGACGCACGAGATGAAGAGCCCGCTGGCGGCGATCCGCGGTGCCGCCGAACTGCTGCAGGAGCCGCTGCCTGAAGCCGATCGCGTGCATTTCGCGCGCAGCATCGTCGACCAGCAGGAGCGGCTGACCGAGACCATCGACAAGCTGCTGGCGCTGGCCGAAGTGGAACAGCACGGCTGGCTGCAGACGCGTGACCCGATCGCGCTGCCGGCATTGCTGGCCGATGCGGCGGCGGCCGCGCAGGTGCGCGCGCAGGCGGCCGGCGTGCAGGTCCGCATCGGCAACGTGCCCGACCTGCGGGTGCAGGGCGACGGCTACCTGCTGCGGCAGGCACTGCACAACCTGATCGACAACGCGATTGCCTTCTCGCCAGCCGGCGCGGAGGTCGCGCTGCAGGCCGAGGTGGACGGGCAGGGCGTGCGCCTGCAGGTGGCCGACCGTGGCGCCGGCATTCCCGACTACGCGCGTGAGCGGGTGTTCGAGCGCTTCTATTCGCTGGCCCGCCCCGGCAGCGGGCGGCGCAGCTCCGGCCTGGGCCTGCCGTTCGTGCAGGAGGTCGCGCGCCTGCATGATGGGCGCGCCAGCGTGGATATCCGCGAGGGCGGCGGCACCGTGGCCAGCCTGTGGCTGCCGTTGAGTGCGCC includes the following:
- the creB gene encoding two-component system response regulator CreB, translating into MLRAMTAPVAHVLVVEDEAAIAETVLYALRSEGYAASHCLLGGEALQRLQDGDIDVVVLDVGLPDLGGFEVCRRLRAQAGPAAQLPVIFLTARNDEVDRVLGLELGADDYMTKPFSPRELVARVRARLRRAAPVVAAPSADAGWQEHGAFAIDREGRRIRFRGQSLDLTRYEYALLEALLQRPGAILSRAQLMDRGWDSSADSADRTVDTHVKTLRAKLRAAGASDDPIRTHRGLGYALEV
- the creC gene encoding two-component system sensor histidine kinase CreC, whose amino-acid sequence is MRLVLKLFLGFFLITGIAAFFVMRVFVNEVKPGVRQAMESTLVDAANVLAEMAAADVKDGTIRSGSFTRNLAKARQRDLKAMVWRFPKRSLDYRVTITDAKGIVIYDSLGRDLGRDNSRWNDVYRTLRGEYGARSSPEIAGEEGDTVMHVAAPVYDPADGRTLIGVLSLAQPNRSIDPFIAASQRAIIERGAWLIGLSALVGVLVTMWLTTGLGQLSRYARAVSAGEPVPPPRRRRDEIGDLGQALETMRRKLEGKAYVEQYVQSLTHEMKSPLAAIRGAAELLQEPLPEADRVHFARSIVDQQERLTETIDKLLALAEVEQHGWLQTRDPIALPALLADAAAAAQVRAQAAGVQVRIGNVPDLRVQGDGYLLRQALHNLIDNAIAFSPAGAEVALQAEVDGQGVRLQVADRGAGIPDYARERVFERFYSLARPGSGRRSSGLGLPFVQEVARLHDGRASVDIREGGGTVASLWLPLSAPGQRPRR